From a single Bombus terrestris chromosome 17, iyBomTerr1.2, whole genome shotgun sequence genomic region:
- the LOC100646489 gene encoding protein Wnt-11b-1 isoform X1: MKMTATKRSGAEAWLLLFLLLIHDGRCIKWLALGRTGDDYTWTREACTSAKSSGLLERKQARACRATPDVMASLVQAARDTSTVCQQAFRHRRWNCSSIERAPDYTPELLTGTREQAFVYAMSAAAAVWRLARGCALGSLAACSCATPPRREPPSPSALISPSSFTATSLSFGTLSAKNSFKWGGCGDDVRSASRMAKRFLQGATPPGTGATAKFMHAVNMHNNRAGRRAVEQSLTLECKCHGVSGSCSVRTCWRGLGSSGPAAAGSRLLRRYATAAEVRPRSGGRLPPLYHHDNLLYTTKSPDYCLPDKKRGSLGTVGRQCNGSSTGYEGCEYLCCGRGHMTKTEEVLERCDCKYISCCYVKCKTCRKVMKTYECK, from the exons AGCTCTCGGTCGTACCGGAGATGACTACACGTGGACGAGGGAGGCCTGCACCAGCGCGAAAAGCTCCGGCCTTTTGGAGAGGAAGCAGGCAAGGGCGTGCAGAGCGACGCCGGACGTTATGGCCAGCCTGGTGCAAGCGGCCAGGGATACATCGACGGTATGCCAGCAAGCATTTCGACATCGTAGGTGGAATTGCAGCAGCATCGAGCGTGCGCCGGATTATACGCCTGAATTACTTACCG GAACCAGAGAACAAGCATTCGTGTACGCTATGTCGGCTGCAGCTGCAGTTTGGAGGCTAGCGAGAGGATGCGCCCTGGGCAGTCTAGCGGCTTGTTCCTGCGCCACTCCACCACGAAGAGAGCCACCGTCACCGTCCGCCTTGATTTCACCTTCGTCCTTCACCGCCACGTCGCTCTCGTTCGGCACGCTTTCTGCCAAGAACTCGTTCAAATGGGGTGGCTGCGGCGACGACGTCAGATCCGCGTCCAGGATGGCCAAGAGATTTCTCCAAGGCGCCACTCCTCCTGGCACAGGTGCAACCGCGAAGTTTATGCACGCTGTTAACATGCACAACAACCGGGCGGGTCGAAGG GCAGTGGAACAATCCTTGACCCTGGAATGTAAATGTCACGGAGTTTCCGGGTCGTGCAGCGTGCGTACCTGTTGGAGAGGTCTTGGTTCTTCGGGGCCAGCAGCCGCAGGAAGTCGATTGCTTCGGAGATACGCAACTGCGGCGGAAGTTCGGCCGAGGTCAGGAGGCAGGCTACCGCCTCTATATCATCACGATAATCTGTTGTACACCACGAAAAGCCCGGACTATTGTCTTCCTGACAAGAAGAGGGGGAGTCTTGGAACTGTCGGCAG GCAATGCAATGGCAGCAGTACCGGATACGAAGGTTGCGAGTACCTTTGTTGCGGCCGAGGACACATGACGAAAACGGAAGAAGTTTTAGAGCGATGCGATTGCAAGTACATCAGCTGCTGTTACGTCAAGTGCAAAACGTGCAGAAAAGTTATGAAAACGTACGAGTGCAAATGA
- the LOC100646489 gene encoding protein Wnt-11b-2 isoform X2 produces the protein MASLVQAARDTSTVCQQAFRHRRWNCSSIERAPDYTPELLTGTREQAFVYAMSAAAAVWRLARGCALGSLAACSCATPPRREPPSPSALISPSSFTATSLSFGTLSAKNSFKWGGCGDDVRSASRMAKRFLQGATPPGTGATAKFMHAVNMHNNRAGRRAVEQSLTLECKCHGVSGSCSVRTCWRGLGSSGPAAAGSRLLRRYATAAEVRPRSGGRLPPLYHHDNLLYTTKSPDYCLPDKKRGSLGTVGRQCNGSSTGYEGCEYLCCGRGHMTKTEEVLERCDCKYISCCYVKCKTCRKVMKTYECK, from the exons ATGGCCAGCCTGGTGCAAGCGGCCAGGGATACATCGACGGTATGCCAGCAAGCATTTCGACATCGTAGGTGGAATTGCAGCAGCATCGAGCGTGCGCCGGATTATACGCCTGAATTACTTACCG GAACCAGAGAACAAGCATTCGTGTACGCTATGTCGGCTGCAGCTGCAGTTTGGAGGCTAGCGAGAGGATGCGCCCTGGGCAGTCTAGCGGCTTGTTCCTGCGCCACTCCACCACGAAGAGAGCCACCGTCACCGTCCGCCTTGATTTCACCTTCGTCCTTCACCGCCACGTCGCTCTCGTTCGGCACGCTTTCTGCCAAGAACTCGTTCAAATGGGGTGGCTGCGGCGACGACGTCAGATCCGCGTCCAGGATGGCCAAGAGATTTCTCCAAGGCGCCACTCCTCCTGGCACAGGTGCAACCGCGAAGTTTATGCACGCTGTTAACATGCACAACAACCGGGCGGGTCGAAGG GCAGTGGAACAATCCTTGACCCTGGAATGTAAATGTCACGGAGTTTCCGGGTCGTGCAGCGTGCGTACCTGTTGGAGAGGTCTTGGTTCTTCGGGGCCAGCAGCCGCAGGAAGTCGATTGCTTCGGAGATACGCAACTGCGGCGGAAGTTCGGCCGAGGTCAGGAGGCAGGCTACCGCCTCTATATCATCACGATAATCTGTTGTACACCACGAAAAGCCCGGACTATTGTCTTCCTGACAAGAAGAGGGGGAGTCTTGGAACTGTCGGCAG GCAATGCAATGGCAGCAGTACCGGATACGAAGGTTGCGAGTACCTTTGTTGCGGCCGAGGACACATGACGAAAACGGAAGAAGTTTTAGAGCGATGCGATTGCAAGTACATCAGCTGCTGTTACGTCAAGTGCAAAACGTGCAGAAAAGTTATGAAAACGTACGAGTGCAAATGA